CGGGCCAATTTGACCAGCGTCTCCATGGCGAGCGCCGTATAGGATGGCCGCGCGGCTTTTTTCGCGGGGGCACCCGTTTCGCGAACGAACGGTGGGCAGGCATGGAACCACACGGGATTCTTCATCGCCGGCTCATACCCGAGCCCTTTCTTCGTAATGATATGGAGAAGGACCGGTCCCCTCATTTTCAGCACATTCTCAAGCGTTGGAAGAAGATGCTCGAAGTTGTGTCCATCGATAGGACCACTGTACTGAAACCCAAGCTCCTCGAACAGCAATCCAGGAAGAATCACGCCTTTTGCTAGCTCTTCAGCACGACGGGCGAGCTTTTGCATATCACTACCAATATGAGGAATCTTACCCAGCAGCTGCCCCGTTTCTTCACGCATCTTCCCGTAAAACTCGCCTGTAATCGTTCGGCTCAAGTACGCGGAGATCGCCCCGACATTTTTTGAGATCGACATCTGATTGTCGTTGAGGATCACGAGGAAATCTTTTCCGAGCCCTCCGGCATGGTGCAGACCCTCGAGCGTCATACCGGCCGTCATCGCCCCGTCACCGACGACACACACGACTTTATGCTTTTGCTTCAACTGTTCACGGGCTTCCACCATACCGAAGGCAGCCGACACCCCAGTCCCGGCATGTCCGGCATTGAATGTGTCGTATTCACTTTCCTCCCGTTTACAGAACCCGCTCAGTCCTCCATATTGGCGAAGCGTATGGAACTGTTCTCGGCGACCGGTCAGTAGTTTATGTGTATAAGACTGGTTACTCGTGTCCCACACAATCTTGTCGGTCGGCGTATCGAGGAGATACTGCAGCGCGACTGTGAGCTCAACGACTCCCAAATTTGAAGCCAGGTGTCCACCGACACTGGAGACCGCGCCGATAATCTGTTCACGAATCTCTTGGCACAACGCTGGGAAGCGGTCGGGAGATAGTCGTTTCAGATCAGCCGGACTATGGATCTTCTTCAAGATGGACATGGATACTCTCCTTCGTTTGTCTACCATTGACGCTGACCGCCTTTGGCAGGAATACGCTCTCCCTGGCATGATCCAGGAGCGATTTTGGGTGAAGTTTCACACAGAAACTACATGAAGTCAAGTACTTACGAAAGGTACACGGAGATCAGAAATCACTCACGGCGCCAGTGGCACGAACCCTGATTGAGTCGTCGATCTCTCCCAGCTCATAGCGGACCGGGTGCCCAAAAATCCTCGAACTTCGTGCTCCCACCGTTCAGGAGAGGCTTCACGCACAATACAGTCGTGGCACTACATCTCAACCGGCAGGAACCTTGCCAGATGCCATGTTGAGCCTCCCTCAGACTATTCAGATTCGATCACATGCACACTGTGCTCGCCCTATGTATGGGAGCGAGAAGAGTTTTGCCCCAGGCTTGTTAATATGGGAAATCGAGTCCAGCAAAAATGGCTCCCCCTTCCTTGCTAAAGCCATAGTCGATTCGTCCCACGACATTCGGACGAATAATTCCCCGAAACCCAATGCCCGGTGTAATGCGATAGTCTTTGAAGCTGACGTTCTTGAACGAGTTGAACACCTGCCCCGTATCGATAAACGGGGCAATCTCAAAATCGGCCATAACCCCGGCAAGACGCGCTCGCAGGATATGAATTCGCTCTTCGACACTGAACGCGATCATCTGCTTGTCGATGTATCGATCCACGCCAAAACCACGCAACGAATTCTGTCCACCGAGCGAGCTTTGCTCGAAAAATGGCACATCCGTCCCGATCGTCGCTTGTAGTTCCCCGTGAATGACCAAAATGGCCCGTTTGGATTCACTGGCAAACATTTTCTTCACATCAAGCCCATACCGCGAATAGAGCGGATGCTCGCCGTTTTTGAAGTTATAATTCAGCTCGGCATAAGCCGTCACCGCCATCCCATCGGTCGGTGTCACGAGATTGTTCCGAGTATCGTAATGGAAGCTGATCCGTTGACCAAGGACGGTTGCGCCATCGACACCCGGAGCGTTTGGGAAATTTGAGCCTGAAAAAGGAAGATCCGTCGCCCCTTCCTGGATCGATTGCATATGGCGAAGTCGTTGGCTCACGGCGACCTGTGTCACTTCGTTGGCATAGACACCAAATTTCCAGTTCAATCTTGTTTCGGATGCCGTATAATTCGTCTCGTCATTTTGCCGCGTTGTCGGCCCGACCCCAAAAAAGCGCACCGTGGCGTTTTTGAAATGCGTCGCACTGAAGCCAATACTATATCGGCCGTCACTAAAACCTGGATCGACATAGCTTAACAAAAACTTCCTCTCGATCCGCTCAGTCCACGAAGCGATTCCCCGCAGCTCCTTTCCTCCCGGCTCATAGCGAAACAAATTGACGGTGCCGCGCGTCCCAACGATCGAGTTGTAGACCACCATCGGGGCAACAAGATACTTCAAATCCCCATCCGGCCCGGTAAAGAGAGCCGGCACGATCATCCCGATATCGTTGCCGTCGTTTTTGCTGCTGCTGACGGCAGGGATCGGGAAGAGCTTGACTTCGGCCTGAAGCTCGCCGGGAGCCGCAAGGCACAGGGCTACGAACAAGATAAGAGCAAGGCCGACCGCAAGGCTACGCATACACGTCGTCATCACGTCAGAACCGGGGTGCTATGGTGCCTTGAGCTTGTCTGATTTCTTGCGAAGCTGTTCGACGAGATCCGTGTAGGAAGCGGCACGAAGAATTTTCGTAAACTGCCCACGGTAGTTATTCACCAGGCTGACGTTGTCTACGACGACATCGTACACCCGCCACTCGTCAGCCTTATTGACGAGTCGATAATCCAAAGGAATTTCGGTTTTCCCCGATAGCACCTTTGTCCGGACTTCGGCGTACTCTTTCTCCGTACGCTCATGGAGATACTCCACGCCCTCGCCGGAATAGGTCTCGATCTTATCCGCATACGAATTCGTCAACAACGTTCGAAATAGATCGACGAACTCCTGCTTCTGTTGGTCTGTCAGTTGATTCCAGGGAGCCCCTAGTGCCCGCCGAGACATTTCAGCATAATCAAATCGTGCCGCCACCACGGTTTCGAGCATGTGTCGACGCGCGTCGACCTTCCCCGGCTGTTTGAGCTCTTTATCCCGTACGATCCGGAGCACTTCATCAATAGTTGCCTTCATCGCGACCGTGGGATCCCCCGCAATACTTTGGGTAGGTACTGCCACAATCACCGCCGCCATGAGCAAGAATCCCACGGCTGACCGACGAAACACGCCTCCACTGTTCCAACACTTCCCCATCACCATACCCCACCTACTCCCTTTGACTCGATGGCTTCTTCCGCAGTGCGCAAATACGTGAACTCGAACTAATTGACTTTCCCATGCACGTATTGGCTCACCAATTCCTCCAAGTCGAGGCCGGACTCCGTATCTCGGATGGTCTCGCCCGGCTTCAACGGATCGCCTCCTCCACCCGGCGACAGGGACAGGTATTTTTCTCCGATGATCCCTCGCGTCTTGATCGAGGCTATGGTATCGGAATACAGCTTCGTCCCATTGTGCACCCCCAATCGCACGAGTGCCCGATCCTCCTTGAGGCTGATCGCCTTGACCCGCCCGACTTCAACGCCCGCGATTTCCACAGCCGCTCCGGATTTCAGTCCTGTCGCGGAATTGAATAGCGCATCAACCTCATAGAGATCTCCCCCTATCAGTTCCAATTTCCCCAGCTTGACGGAGAGATACCCCAACGAGATGATCCCTATCAATACGAATATGCCGACAACCATCTCCAGCTTGGCCTTCTCCATCATGATACTCCTTTAGCCTCTGAAGCCTGCGCGTGCATCAGCACCGTCCCTCCCACCGAAATAAATTCCTTGATTTCCGGGTCAGTGGTTCGTTGGAACTCAGAGGGCTCGGCCATCGCCGCGATCTTCCCCTGTTTCAAGATCGCCACGTAATCAGAGATCCCAAAGATTTCTGGAATTTCATGGCTCACCATCACAGCGGTAAACCGAAACTTTCGCTGCATGCTCGTAATCAAGTCATGAATCGACTTGGCCATGAGCGGATCAAGCCCCGTTGTCGGCTCATCGAACAGCATGATCTCGGGCTGCATGACCAACGCCCGTGCCAACCCTGCGCGCTTACGCATGCCTCCGCTCAATTCTGCCGGAAATTTATGTCCCATCCCGGTCAAGCCGACTTGATCGAGTTTTTCCTCAACCCGGTTGGTCACCTCAGGCCCTTTCAATCGGAGCTTTTCCCGGAGAGGGAAGGCGACATTTTCGAAGACCGTCAGTGAGTCGAACAACGCCGCGCCCTGGAACAACATTGCAAATCGCTTGCGCACCTCATTCAGCGCATGCCCGCGAAGCCGGGAAATTTCGACGTCATCGACCCACACCTCGCCGGAATCAGGCTGGAGCAAACCGATCATGTGTTTCAGCAGCACACTCTTGCCCTCTCCACTGCGCCCGATGATCGTCGTGAGTTTTCCTTCCGGCACGGCAAGATCGACGCCCCTCAATACCTGCTGCCCACCTAGTGTCTTCGTCACCCCGACAAGCTTCAACATGATTACAGATTAAAGAGGAGGGCGGTCAAAAAATAGTCCCACACGAGAATCAGGACCGACGAGAGTACGACCGCTTCAGTCGTAGCGTTCCCCAGGCCCTCTGCACTCATTTTGGTAAAGAACCCCTTATAACAACAAACCCAGCTGATAATCAGCCCAAAACTGATGGATTTCAGGATGCCCCCATAGACATCTTTCCACTCAACCGCAGACTCTATGGAATTCCAATAGGTCCCGGCATTCACGCCAAGCAGCTCCACTCCCACGACATGGCCACCGTAAATTCCCACGACATCAAAAATAGCGACCAGGAGCGGCACGCCGATCAACCCTGCAACCAATTTTGGCGCAATCAAGTATTGAAGCGGATTGACCGCCATGGTATCGAGCGCATCGATCTGTTCCGTGATCCGCATGATTCCGATCTCCGCCGTCATGGCTGACCCGGCTCTCGCCGTCACCATCAACGCTGCCAACACCGGCCCCAGCTCACGAATCATGCTGACCGCCACAGCTGCTCCAAGCAACCCCTCCGATCCGAACTTCCGCAACGTATGATACCCCTGCAGCGCCAGCACCATACCCGTGAAGGTTGCCGTCAACACAACGACGAATGTCGATTTATAGCCGATGAAATGGAGTTGTTTAACGGTTTGAATGGCTCGAAACGGGGGACGTGCCAACCAGCCGAAGGCCGACAGCACGAAGATCAGCATCCGACCCATTTCAGCCACAGATGTGAGAGCCCAGCGGCCCAGTGCTTCAAGAAATTTCATGGTCACATCGGGGTCGACGCGCGTCCTCGTCCTTGATGAGCCCTCGTTGTCGCATACTGCCTAAAAAAACCGGCCAACACTTCCACCGTGATGATACTCTGCCGACGAAACCGACTTAGCCTTAAGAAGCGCAACGAAGCAGCCGACCTGCTCTAATTCACGTACATGAGAGCTCATTGAGCTCGTACTCCAAGGACTTTCATGGTCACATCGGGGTCGACGCGCGTTCTCGTCCTTGATGAGCCCTCGTCGTCGCATATTGCCTAAAAAAATCGGTCAAGGCTTCCGCTGCGGTGATGCTCTGCCGACGAAGCCGACCAAGCCCCAAGAGACAGGACGGAGCGGCTAGAACAGTCCCAATCCCTTTGAGCCACCCAGTGGGCCTGAGAAAGAGATTGAAGTCAAGCGGAAGATCTTCATCGAGAAGATCCGACACCGTTCGAATAATGATAAATGGCGTACGAACTCGATTTGCTTCGACCGCCAACGCTGCGCTCTCCATATCAAGGCCGATCGCCTGCGTCTTGTCTGCAAACGCTCGTTTTTCCCGAGCAGTCCCGATCACCTGATCAGTTGAGATAAACCGCCCCATGCGCACCGCAGGTATTATGGCCTGAGTGTATCTAACCATACGATCCCGTTCTTCCCCAGGCACACTGATAGGGAGTACGGACTCCGTACCTTCCTCACCACTGTGCACCACCTCATGACCGACTAAGAGCGCACCAATACCTACTGCGATCAGTGCGCAGGCAAATCCCGTGGAGATTATGAGAGAGAAGGACTGGTTATCAAGCAACCGGGCAGCACATTGCCGTGCCTTTTCCGGACCGACACCGGTTTGAACCAGACAATACTCTTGCTCCTCAGCCGCATGCACAAGCGTCTGAATTCCACCGACAGTTCGTTTGACCAGAGGATGGAACGCTGAACGTATGGCTCTCATTTCCCATGGTGTCGCCGCAAAAATAGCGACGCGTGTGCCCGGCTGCCCAATCAAAGACAATGGAGGGAAAAGACCAGCGGGGGTCAATGCTCGGCCCGAGGGAGGTCAGCTCCTTTGAGATGATGGCGCAGTTCATCAGCCCGTGTTTTCCCACGAGAACGCACGTTACGATACATGGCCAACGCCCACAAGGGGAAGTACTGGCAATACCAATGGTACCGAAGGTAAAAGACGCGAGGAAATCCCGTACCGGTATGGGCAATCTCCTGCCATGATCCATCCTTCGTTTGCTGCCGAAGCAGAAACTGTACACCACGCGCCACACTGAAGGAATCAACCGCTCCGGCCGACATCAGGCCCATCAGTGCCCATGCGGTTTGGGATGGCGTACTCTCTCCTTTTCCATGATCATCACCATCGTCTCGATATGAGAGACAGGATTCACCCCACCCGCCGTCAGAATTTTGTTTTGATTCAAGCCACGACACGGCACGGCGAATATAGGGAGCCGAAAGATCCTCACCAATGGCACGCAGACCGGCTAATACGGACCATGTCCCATAGATGTAATTGACACCCCACCGCCCATACCAACTTCCGTCCTTCTCCTGCTCCTTCTTCAGAAAGGCCAGCGCCGGTCCAGCTGATGGGTGGGTCTGGTCATACCCTAGGGCACCGAGCATTTCCAAACACCGTCCAGCAAGATCAGCCGTGCTGGGATCCAACAGCGCCTTGTGGTCGGCAAACGGAATATAGTTGAAGACCACTCGGTTATTGTCTTTGTCATAGGCTCCCCAACCGCCGTCAGAGCCCTGCATAGCCAGGACCCATTGCATGCCACGCCGCATGGATTCGTCCAGCTCACCTTCTTGTTCGGGGATCTTCAATTTTGAGAGCGCCATGATGACAACAGCGGAATCGTCGACATCCGGATAGAGTTCATTCTCAAACTGAAAATACCACCCACCCGGTTCTGCACTCGGTGAGGAGATGATCCAATCCCCTACCGTCTTGGCTTGGCGGGACATCAGGTAGCGGCCTGCCTTTTGGAGCGATGGATGATCCTGCGACACACCAGCCTCGATCAACGCATTGGTCAACAACGCCGTATCCCAAATAGGTGAAAAACACGGCTGCAAATGCACGGTGGAGACGCGCTCACCATCCATCATCGCCGAATCATAGACTTCCAGCTCCTCAATTTCACGCAGGGCTTTGACGACGAGCGGATCATCAGCCTTGTAACCCAAACATTCGAGCGCCATGATGGAGTTCGCCATCGCCGGATAGATCGCGCCGAGCCCCCCAGATCCTTTGATGTGATCCACCATCCAGGCCGCGGCCTTGTGCAATGCCTTTTCCCGTAACGCGCGCATCGGCATACGGTCATACAACTTCAACATCGCGTCCAAAGCGACAAAAAAGTTGTGCGGGGTAAACCAGGCCTGATCCTTATTGAACGGAGGATACTTCCAATATCGCACTTCTTCGCGCGGGACGGAATACAACTCGTCGATCCCCTGATCCCGTGGAATCCGACAGACCGGCCGGTGAGCGAAGACAATCAGTAACGGGATCAAGACCGCCCGTGACCAGTAGGAGATCGCATAGATACTGAAATAGAATTTCTTGGGAAGCAGCATGATCTCCACAGGCATGTGGGGGACCCCTTCCCAATCATACTGCTCGAACAATGCCAGCGTGATTTTCGTAAACACGTTGGCCTGGAGGACTCCGCCCATGGCCAAGATACCTTCCTTGGCCCGAATCATGAACGGTTCATCTGCCGAGACACCGCTCAGCTTCAACGCAAAATAGGCCTTTACCGAAGCGCTGATCTCTGATGGTCCTCCATAATAAATGGGCCATCCTCCATCAGGAAGCTGCATCGACTTGAGATATTGAACCGCCATCTCTTCCCGTTTTGGATCCACCCGATCAAGAAAGCGGCGAAGCATCAGATATTCTGATGTGAGAGTGGTATCGGCTTCCAATTCCGCAACCCAGTAGCCCTCAGCATGTTGGCGGGCAAAGAACCATGATTGGCTCCGCTTGATTGCCTCATCAACCGAATCAGGCTGTCCCACAGCATGACCAATTGGCCGACGACCTGCGGCCGTATCTAAGGCGGGAAGTACGACCGGCTTCTCCGACACCAACCGAAGCGGTGCCACGGGGTTGAACTCCGTTGCGTGATCCAGCCTCCCCGGCGTCCCAGAGAGCAAGCTGTCAGAGAGGCGATTGAAAAGCGCCTTAATGAGGTTCATGAATGGTTAGGACTCAAAACAATAACAATCGGCAGGCAAGAAACCGTCATCTACAACAGGTCTCCTTGTGTGTGTTTGAAAAAACCTACACAAGCACTGCTGCGTTATAACAGACACCTAAAATCGAGTCAAGCGCGAGAGACACAGAAGCGCCCGATGTACCTGCCGGATTCGAATCCTGTAGGTGATTGAGAACAGTATGGTGGCTAGGGTGATGACGAACAGCCTGTTGGAAAGCTATGTTGAGGCACGACGTGGGACCATCCTAGATATTAGAGAGGAACTCACGCGAGTCTGACTGCGGGCTATTTGATATTTTGGAGGGAATCGGCCAGTACAGCCACCGCTCTATATGGATATAATTCTATTAGGACAAGACAATGAGCCTAAATAAGGAACTCTTTTGAAAAACGTGACGTCAAACCGCTGCGGGAGAAACGGATCACCAGATCAAGACGACAGCCAGGAAGATAACGCCCCATAGGACAGCCGATAACTTCAGCCCATTGATCACTCCCATGGCAGGCGCCAAGGGGTGATCATCAAACGCCTCCAGCCTCTCCACATCTTCTCGGCGAACCAGCGTTCCGTCTCTCCTCCCATGTGAAGTACAGAGTGCTTCCAAGATCACCTGAGCACGAACGAAATCGTCGACTGATTGCGGATACGGGAGCCTGACTGGTCCTTGGACAGGTGTCATGATTACCTCCTCGATAGCGGTAACATCTCCCTGTTGCTACACGTACAGAATACCCGAGCCTATCCTCCGCCCATACGAAAACCTTCTTTCTTTCCGGCTGAGGCTGAACGGATATCACCTCTTTTGCGTACAGTAGCAATCGCCCACGCCCAGCCTGCGCTGCACGATCCAAACACACTCCTGCTTGTACCCAACGATGCGTTACGGATGGGAGTCTGCCTTGCCATACACAACTACGCCATCTGTATGGATATCGAGGGATCTCCTCTGTGCCGCTAACGGATTCTTTATGAGCATATGCGGATGAACCGAGTCACGTTCCCATTATGGCTCCTAAGCATCTTCATCATAACACTCACCTCCTGCTCTGTACTCAAGGCAACCGTCTCAACGATCAAAACGTGCTATCGAGTCACTAAGCGCACCGTCAAAGGAACCGTGTGGATCGTACGCGAAACATCTCAATTCACGAAAGAGGCGACCAACCTTGTCTACCACATCGGGAAATTCACCTTTGAAGTTGTACGGGCTCCATTGGACGTTTGCTTGGTCAGGGATGAGCTCCAGACCATTGATGGCCTCCCTGTCACAGAGGCGATTCGGCTCGGACGTGTGAAAACCGCTCCCTATACCGTCAACGGCTCCCGCTATATCCCGATGACGGTGACCAGCGCACAGACCTAGGAGGAAACTGGCTTGGCCTCGTGGTATGGAGAAGAAACCAGACGGTTGCCAGGCGGCTCCATGACGGCCAACGGCGAACTGTTCACTCCCGACGGATTGACGGCAGCCCATAAGTATTTGCCACTCCCGACTCACGCACAAGTGACGAACCTCGAAAACGGACGGTCACTCATGGTGAGAGTCAATGACCGTGGCCCCTTTCCCAGTCGGCATAAGCCTGTCTCCGGGAAGAGAATCATTGATGTAAGCCGAGGGGCAGCCGAACAACTCGGGTTCGTCGAACAAGGTACCGCCCGAGTCCACCTCGAGACGATTCAGCTGCAAGAAGGATAAGCCGTGGCCAGATAACCGTTCATTCAGCAGCTGGCCCAATAGGCCGCCGCTTCAATCATTCACGAAAGAGAGTAAAGAGTACTGCGCCTCTGTTACGACGCCTACCGTTTAAGCCGGCTGGAGATCGCCGAGCCTGACGGATACAAGCTTCGACACACCCGGTTCTTCCATCGTCACGCCAAAAAGCGAATCAGCGATGCTCATCGTGCGTTTATTGTGCGTAATGACGAGAAATTGAGCATTCTGTGCCAGGTCTTTCAAGACCGCCGTAAAACGGCCGATGTTTTCCTCGTCCAGCGGCGCATCGATTTCATCCAACAGGCAGAACGGGGTCGGCCTGATGAGAAAACTCGCAAACAAGAGCGCCATCGCCGTCAACGTTTTTTCTCCACCCGACAGCATGGTAATGCTCTTCAGCCGTTTGCCGGGAGGTTGAGCCACAATCTCGATGCCAGGCTCTTGATTACCGGATGGCTCACCGTTCTCCAAAGGCAGTTCCTCGACCAACTGGAGCTCGGCCCGTCCCCCGGGGAAAAATTGCCCAAACACCTCGGTGAACTTCTGCTGCAATTCGTCGTAGGTGGCGGCAAACATCTCCTTCGTCGTCCGGTTAATACGCTGGATGATCTCCTTCAGCGAGGCAATCGAATTCGAAAGGTCTTGCTCTTGCGCCGACAAAAAGTTGTGCCTCTCCTCCAATTCCTGGTGCTCGCTGATCGCAGCCAGATTGATGGGCCCCATGCGATCCAGGCGATCACGGAGTTTCTGCAACTGCTCTTTCAGCTCCGCATCTGAACGCTCGTCCGTCTCTTGCGGCACGGCAACCTCCGCCTCGCCCGCCGACTCAACTGATTGCGGCGGAGCATCGACCAGGGTCAGTGGATCAAGTTGATAGGTGCCGGTCAGCGTACCCTCCACCGTCCCTAAGTGCAGACGCACCTCGGCGCGACGAACCTCCACGGTCATTCGAGCCTCTCGAACGACCGACATCCCTCGCCGCACCTCCTCTAAACCGGCTTCAAGTGTTTGACTCGCTGTCATGTGCTGCGCCTGTCGCTCCTGAGCCGCAATCAATTCACCCTTGATCCGCCCGGCGTTCTGACCGAGATCTTGGCACAGCGTCTCTTGCCGGACCTGTTCCTCCCGACTCTGCTCGATCAAACCCTTCAAGCTGTTGAGGTGTTCACCCAAGGTTCGCCGCCGCTCTTCAGCCTCCTGTATCTGCTGCGTGACACGAACCCGGTTCAGCTGTTCATGTTCTCGTTTGCCACGCAACCCCTCTACCGTCAGCTTAGCCTGAGTCACATGCTCCTGATGCTGGTTCATCGTCTGGTCAAGCAACCCCAAGCGCTCTCGTACTCGCGCCACCAAGGCATCCTGCCCGTTTTTCTCCGCAATCCATTGTCCCAATTGAGCCTGCACGGACTGTGATTCTTCCTCAACTCGACCTCGCTCAGTGAGGCCCTCCTGAATCTCCGCGTCCACAGCTTGCAAGCGATGGTCCAGATCCGTCAGCTTGTGTTGGAGCTGTTCTTCATCTTTGCGCAACGACAGATTCTGCATTTCCGCTTCGCGCAGGGCATCGCCGAGCTGGCGATCACGCTGGGTGAGCATCTGAATCTGTGCAACGACCATATCCCGCTGTTGCTTACTCTGATCAAGCTCAGTCACAAACGACTCTCGTTTGGCCTCAAGATCGATGACCTCTCGACGCCGTTCCAGCAGACCGGGCGTGCTTTGTACCTGGCCACCTGTCACGATACCCGAGGCATCCACCACTTCCCCATCCAACGTGACGAGAATCGGTCCGTGAGGAGCGCCCCATTCGGATCGCTCCCATAGCTGCAACGCCTGATCCAAGGACCGAATGATCACCACGCGATCGAACAAGACGTCACGAGCCGCCGTTTGCGCGGCATCCGTTTGGACCAGATCGACCGCTCGCCCCACCACGCCGGGTTCCGCAGCAATCGTCGCCCACCACGAGGGAGTCGAGGCCCCGTCCCATCGAGGACGCTGTGGGATAAAGCTGCCTCGTCCGAGCGTCTCTTGCTGGAGAAATCGAATCAGCCGTTTGCCGACCGACGGCTCATCTACAAACCATCCGCGCACACGCTCCCCCAGTACCGCCTCGACCGCACGCTCCATCCCCGACGGAACGACCAGCCACTCGGCGACCGCGTCCCGCACGCCCTCGCAAGACTTCAGAGCAGGACCTTGTTGGGTACCTTGCCGGCCATAGCCCATTTCTTCACGCACCACGCTTTGGAGCGCCTCAAGACGTGAATCGACTCCTGCCAATTCCTCCGAACGGCGCAGAATCACCTGATCCAAGGATTGCAGGCTCCCCGCAGCTTGAGCGGCCTCTTCCTGCACCGCGCGCAGCTCCGCACGCAGTTCGGACACCCGCCGATCGGCCTCTCCATACTCGTTCCGCAACGACTCATGCCGTTCGATCGCCGTAGCACGCTGGCCGCCGAGCTCCTCTCGCTCTCCCGTCAACCGTGCCCCGCGCCCTATGAGATCTTCCATCTTTCTCGCCAGTTGTGAGATGGCCTGTTCGGTATTCGCCACAAGCACGGCCAGCTGGAGCACATCCTTGCGGCCTCGCTCCTCCTCCGCGACGGCTGCTGCCCGCTGACCGACCAATCGCATCAGCTCCTGATCTAATTCCTCGAGCGCCTGAACCCGAAGCGTCATCTCCTCGTCCACCGACCGTAAGGACGTCTCGATCAGCTGCAACGTCTCAGCCACCTGGCCCTGCGCACGACCTAGCTCCTCGAGCTCAGCCGACTCCTGCACCTGTTGTTGTCCAAACAACTGCCCTCGACTCCGTTCGACTTCCGCCGCAGTCAACGCCTGGGCCTGTTGCTGCTCAACACCTGCCAATTCTTCACGAATCTTGGCGATAGTGTCGGACATGGTAATCGCATCGAGGCGGGCTTGTTCTAGATCGGTCGTGAGCCGAGCCTGCTCAGCCGCCTTCTCCGATTCTTGCTGGTCGAGATTCAGCACATCACTCTCGACCTCCTGTAACGCCTGCCGCAAGGTCCGGAACTCCTTGGTCAGCAGCGTCACTTCGATCTCACGCACCTCTCCTTGCAAGACCTGATAAGTTCGGGCTTGGCGCGCTTGACGCTCGAGGGAGTTCAACTGCTTTTTGACCTCAGCGACAATGTCTCGGACACGGAGGAGATTCTGTTGAGTCGATTCCAACTTACGCAGCGCTTCGGCCTTTTGCTTTTTATAGCGAATGATCCCGGCCGTCTCCTCGATCAATTCACGGCGATCCTGGGGGGACGCGTTCAAAATCTGGTCGATCTGCCCCTGGGCGATCACCGTATGCCCTTTGCTTCCCGCACGCGTGTCGAGCAGCAAACTGCGAATATCCTTGAGCCGGCAGTGGACCTTGTTGAGGAGATACTCGCTTTCGCCGTTACGATACAATCGGCGAGTAATCATCATCTCTTGCATTTCGGTCAATTCGTTGGGAAGGCTCGAGCTCCCATCGAGCTTCATCATCGTGGGGTCAAGCCCACCAATGACCAGAGAGACTTCGGCCATGCCCAGGGGCTTTCGGAGTTCGGTCCCATTAAA
The Candidatus Nitrospira nitrosa DNA segment above includes these coding regions:
- the dxs gene encoding 1-deoxy-D-xylulose-5-phosphate synthase, giving the protein MSILKKIHSPADLKRLSPDRFPALCQEIREQIIGAVSSVGGHLASNLGVVELTVALQYLLDTPTDKIVWDTSNQSYTHKLLTGRREQFHTLRQYGGLSGFCKREESEYDTFNAGHAGTGVSAAFGMVEAREQLKQKHKVVCVVGDGAMTAGMTLEGLHHAGGLGKDFLVILNDNQMSISKNVGAISAYLSRTITGEFYGKMREETGQLLGKIPHIGSDMQKLARRAEELAKGVILPGLLFEELGFQYSGPIDGHNFEHLLPTLENVLKMRGPVLLHIITKKGLGYEPAMKNPVWFHACPPFVRETGAPAKKAARPSYTALAMETLVKLAREDKRIVAITAAMCEGTGLTAFEKEFPDRLYDVGIAEQHAVTFAAGLAAQGLKPVVAMYATFLQRAYDQVVHDVATQNLPVAFCIDRGGLVAEDGTTHHGAFDYAFLRHVPNMVVMAPKDENELQHMMKTSLEHNGPISVRYPRGVSLGVKMDATPQALPIGKGELLKDGTDVAIMAIGVSVWQAMEAAKRLSEEGVSTAVVNGRFVKPIDQELVVDVAKRVRYVVTVEEGCKMGGFGSAVLETLAEAGVSGVRTKVLGLPDWYIEQGPQDLLRERYGLTAEGIYQSVKELIGKAPAEKTQFVGTAHAGHLPHGDEQGS
- a CDS encoding BamA/TamA family outer membrane protein, whose translation is MRSLAVGLALILFVALCLAAPGELQAEVKLFPIPAVSSSKNDGNDIGMIVPALFTGPDGDLKYLVAPMVVYNSIVGTRGTVNLFRYEPGGKELRGIASWTERIERKFLLSYVDPGFSDGRYSIGFSATHFKNATVRFFGVGPTTRQNDETNYTASETRLNWKFGVYANEVTQVAVSQRLRHMQSIQEGATDLPFSGSNFPNAPGVDGATVLGQRISFHYDTRNNLVTPTDGMAVTAYAELNYNFKNGEHPLYSRYGLDVKKMFASESKRAILVIHGELQATIGTDVPFFEQSSLGGQNSLRGFGVDRYIDKQMIAFSVEERIHILRARLAGVMADFEIAPFIDTGQVFNSFKNVSFKDYRITPGIGFRGIIRPNVVGRIDYGFSKEGGAIFAGLDFPY
- a CDS encoding MlaC/ttg2D family ABC transporter substrate-binding protein yields the protein MVMGKCWNSGGVFRRSAVGFLLMAAVIVAVPTQSIAGDPTVAMKATIDEVLRIVRDKELKQPGKVDARRHMLETVVAARFDYAEMSRRALGAPWNQLTDQQKQEFVDLFRTLLTNSYADKIETYSGEGVEYLHERTEKEYAEVRTKVLSGKTEIPLDYRLVNKADEWRVYDVVVDNVSLVNNYRGQFTKILRAASYTDLVEQLRKKSDKLKAP
- the mlaD gene encoding outer membrane lipid asymmetry maintenance protein MlaD, translated to MEKAKLEMVVGIFVLIGIISLGYLSVKLGKLELIGGDLYEVDALFNSATGLKSGAAVEIAGVEVGRVKAISLKEDRALVRLGVHNGTKLYSDTIASIKTRGIIGEKYLSLSPGGGGDPLKPGETIRDTESGLDLEELVSQYVHGKVN
- a CDS encoding ABC transporter ATP-binding protein, encoding MLKLVGVTKTLGGQQVLRGVDLAVPEGKLTTIIGRSGEGKSVLLKHMIGLLQPDSGEVWVDDVEISRLRGHALNEVRKRFAMLFQGAALFDSLTVFENVAFPLREKLRLKGPEVTNRVEEKLDQVGLTGMGHKFPAELSGGMRKRAGLARALVMQPEIMLFDEPTTGLDPLMAKSIHDLITSMQRKFRFTAVMVSHEIPEIFGISDYVAILKQGKIAAMAEPSEFQRTTDPEIKEFISVGGTVLMHAQASEAKGVS